CCCGATATCGTGACCGTCGGCAAAGCCTTGACCGGCGGCATCCTGACCCTTGCGGCAGCGGTGGCGCGGGGGCCGGTTTATGAGGCGTTTCTTGGCGACGATCCGGGCCGGGCGCTTATGCATGGGCCGACTTTCATGGGCAATGCGCTTGCCTGTGCGGCAGCCAATGCGTCGCTTGACCTGTTTGAACGCGAGCCGCGTCTGGCCGAAGTCGCTGCCATCGCCGACCAGCTGACGCGTGAGCTTGAGCCTTGCCACAGCCTTCCGGGCGTGACCGATGTGCGGGTCAGGGGGGCTGTCGGGGTGGTCGAGATGGCGCAGATGGCCGACCCGGCGCGGCTGCGTCAGCGTTTTGCCGATCTTGGGGTCTGGATTCGACCGTTTGGCAACATTATCTATCTTGCACCGGCTTTCACCATCCGGCCCGCGCAACTGAGCCGTCTCACCACCGCCATTCATGACGTCATAAAGGATTCCCGGCCATGACCGATATTTCGAGCCATAACGCCCGTCTCATCGCCTTGCGGGGCACGCTTCGGGCGCGCGGGCTCGACGGCTTCGTGGTGGCGCATACGGACGAACATAACAGCGAATATACCCCGGCCTATGCTCAGCGTCTGGCCTGGCTCACGGGCTTTGACGGCTCGGCGGGCATGGGTGTGGTGCTGGCTGACAAGGCGGCGCTATATGTGGACGGGCGTTACACCCTGCAGGTGCGGGCCCAGACCGACGCCCGGAGTTATGTCTATAAGGACCTGGTGAGTGAAACGGTTGCGGCCTGGATCGCGACCGAGGCGGCGAAAGGAGCGGTGATCGGCTATGACCCCTGGCTCCATAGCGAGGCCTGGGTCGAGAAAACAGCGGCTGCTCTCGCGGCGGTGGGGATGCGGCTTCAGGCCACCGACGGCAACCCCATTGACGCCATCTGGACTGACCAGCCGGCAGCACCCGCCGATCCTGCTCTGCCCTATGATGTGGCCTATGCCGGGGAAAGCTCCGAAGCCAAACGCCAGCGTCTTGCGGCCGGTCTTGACGCCGAGGCCGCCGTCATCACCGCCCTTGATTCCATCGCCTGGCTGTTGAACATTCGCGGCACCGATGTGCATTGCACGCCGCTTGTGGTCGCCTTCGCTATTCTGCATGCCGATGCGCGGGTTGATCTTTATATGGACCCGGCCAAGGTGACCGCTGCGCTCCGTGACCATCTCGGAAACGCTGTGTCGCTGGCGCCGAAGACCGCGTTTGAAGATGGCCTGAAGGCGTTTGGCGGCAAACGAGTTCTGGTGGATGCGTCCGGGGCGTCCTCGGCGGTGATTTCGGCCCTGACCGATAGCGGCGCCACCGTCGTTCGCGGCAAGGATCCCTGCACGCTGCCGAAAGCGTGCAAAAATCCGGTTGAGCTTGAGGGCACGCGCCAGGCTCATGTGCGCGACGGGGCGGCGGTCAGCCGGTTCCTCGCCTGGCTTGCACGGGAAGCGCCGAAAGGCCAGCTTGATGAAATCTTGGCCGCAGAACAGCTTCATGACTTCCGGCGCGAGACCGGAGTTTTGAAGGATCTG
The sequence above is drawn from the Govania unica genome and encodes:
- a CDS encoding aminopeptidase P family protein, which codes for MTDISSHNARLIALRGTLRARGLDGFVVAHTDEHNSEYTPAYAQRLAWLTGFDGSAGMGVVLADKAALYVDGRYTLQVRAQTDARSYVYKDLVSETVAAWIATEAAKGAVIGYDPWLHSEAWVEKTAAALAAVGMRLQATDGNPIDAIWTDQPAAPADPALPYDVAYAGESSEAKRQRLAAGLDAEAAVITALDSIAWLLNIRGTDVHCTPLVVAFAILHADARVDLYMDPAKVTAALRDHLGNAVSLAPKTAFEDGLKAFGGKRVLVDASGASSAVISALTDSGATVVRGKDPCTLPKACKNPVELEGTRQAHVRDGAAVSRFLAWLAREAPKGQLDEILAAEQLHDFRRETGVLKDLSFDTISGAGPNGAIVHYRATPETNRPIQTGELYLVDSGAQYLDGTTDITRTVGIGAVGAEEKDRFTRVLKGHIAIATARFPKGTSGAQLDTLARMPLWQVGLNYGHGTGHGVGCYLGVHEGPQRIAASGVVPLEPGMIVSNEPGYYKTGGYGIRIENLVVVEPTHGTRDEIETYGFETITLAPIDINLVERDLLTQDEADWLNSYHTRVRETLTPLVDRDTAHWLETATQAI